In Oryza brachyantha chromosome 1, ObraRS2, whole genome shotgun sequence, the following are encoded in one genomic region:
- the LOC102719355 gene encoding beta-glucosidase 5-like: MAAIAAVSLPLLLSFFFFLLLLLLLLHGAAPVLGFTRRDFPSDFVFGSATSSYQYEGAVHEDGKSPSNWDIFTHEGKMPDRSTADVSADGYHKYKDDVKLMVETNLEAYRLSISWSRLIPNGRGAVNPKGLQYYNNIIDELVKNGIEVHVMIYQLDLPQVLEDEYGGWLSPRILEDFKEYADVCFREFGDRVSHWITIDEPNVASFGSYDNGQLAPGRCSDPFGVRKCTIGNSSVEPYIAVHNMLLAHASVTRLYREKYQVAGKGVIGISVYTFWTYPLTNSTLDFEATKRCQDFMFNWILRPLVFGDYPQVMKEIVGSRLPSFTKSQSELVKGSLDFIGMNHYCSLYVNDQPLGKGARDFMTDMSVTYRDPPPPGKSAPTSVGSDPQGLGFMVQYLQETYGNFPIYILENGYGSSNDTLHDTDRIDYLKSYIGSILTAIRNGANVKGYFAWSFVDVFEYLSGYGQSYGFYRVDFADEARPRRARLSARWFSGFLRNREMMDDVEAELAMAAESRAQQ; the protein is encoded by the exons ATGGCTGCCATTGCCGCCGTCTCCCTGCCGCTGCttctctccttcttcttcttcctcctcctgctgctgctgctgctgcatggtGCCGCGCCTGTTCTTGGCTTCACGAGGAGAGATTTCCCCAGCGACTTCGTCTTCGGATCCGCCACCTCGTCGTATCAG TACGAGGGTGCTGTTCATGAGGATGGAAAGAGCCCAAGCAACTGGGACATCTTCACTCATGAAG GGAAGATGCCAGACAGAAGTACAGCTGATGTCTCGGCTGACGGTTACCACAAGTACAAA GATGATGTGAAGCTCATGGTTGAGACTAACCTAGAGGCTTATAGATTATCCATCTCGTGGTCGAGGCTTATTCCAA ATGGGAGGGGTGCTGTCAATCCAAAGGGGCTACAATACTACAATAACATCATAGATGAGCTAGTGAAAAATG GGATTGAAGTTcatgtcatgatttatcagCTGGATCTCCCTCAGGTTCTGGAAGATGAGTATGGAGGATGGCTAAGTCCGAGAATTTT GGAGGATTTCAAAGAATACGCAGATGTGTGCTTCAGGGAGTTTGGAGACAGGGTTTCACACTGGATTACTATTGATGAACCTAATGTTGCTTCATTTGGGTCTTATGATAATGGACAATTGGCCCCTGGGCGTTGCTCCGATCCTTTTGGAGTAAGAAAATGTACAATTGGGAACTCATCTGTGGAGCCATATATAGCAGTCCATAACATGTTACTGGCACATGCATCAGTTACAAGATTGTACAGAGAAAAATATCAA GTTGCAGGAAAAGGCGTTATCGGCATAAGCGTTTACACATTTTGGACTTATCCGTTAACAAATTCAACCCTTGATTTTGAAGCAACCAAAAGATGTCAGGACTTTATGTTCAACTG GATACTAAGGCCCTTGGTGTTCGGTGATTATCCACAAGTAATGAAGGAGATTGTTGGTTCTCGCCTTCCATCCTTCACAAAATCTCAATCTGAATTAGTCAAGGGTTCTCTAGATTTCATTGGAATGAATCACTACTGCTCTCTCTATGTGAATGATCAGCCTTTGGGTAAGGGTGCTCGCGACTTTATGACGGACATGTCAGTTACCTACAGAG ATCCACCACCACCTGGTAAG AGTGCTCCAACATCTGTTGGAAGCGACCCACAAGGATTGGGATTCATGGTGCAGTACCTACAAGAAACCTATGGGAACTTCCCGATTTATATCCTTGAGAATG GTTACGGCTCAAGCAACGACACCCTCCATGACACTGACAGGATTGATTACCTGAAGAGCTACATAGGGAGCATACTAACTGCAATAAG GAATGGCGCCAACGTGAAGGGCTACTTCGCGTGGTCCTTCGTGGACGTCTTCGAGTACCTGTCGGGGTACGGGCAGTCGTACGGCTTCTACCGCGTGGACTTCGCCGACgaggcgcggccgcggcgggcgaGGCTCTCCGCTCGCTGGTTCTCCGGCTTCCTCAGGAACAGGGAGATGATGGATGATGTTGAGGCCGAGCTCGCCATGGCAGCAGAGTCACGAGCTCAACAATGA
- the LOC102719645 gene encoding noroxomaritidine/norcraugsodine reductase-like, with amino-acid sequence MAATPASRERRWSLAGKTALVTGGTKGIGRAIVEELAGLGVRVHTCARGDADVQECLRRWNAAAAGEAAPVTASVCDVSVRGDREALVAAARGALGGRLDILVNNVGQTMFAAATACAAEDYARLMATNLESCFHLAQLAHPLLAAAAASNGGGGAGAANVVNISSVAGFIAYPTLSVYSATKGAMNQLTRSLAAEWARDGIRVNCVAPGVIRSDIIGSSGVTLDPATARAMAEREMARVAMGRIGEPEEVASLVAFLCMPAASYITGQVIVVDGGRTITA; translated from the exons ATGgcagcgacgccggcgagcagagagcggcggtggagcctCGCCGGCAAGACGGCGCTCGTCACCGGCGGAACCAAAGGCATCGG GCGCGCGATCGTGGAGGAGCTCGCCGGGCTCGGGGTGAGGGTGCACACGTGCGcccgcggcgacgccgacgtgcAGGAGTGCCTGCGCCGGtggaacgccgccgccgccggcgaggcggcgcccGTCACGGCGTCGGTCTGCGACGTGTCCGTGCGCGGCGACAGGGAGgcgctggtggcggcggcgcgcggcgcccTCGGCGGGAGGCTCGACATCCTCGTCAACAACGTCGGCCAGACCATGTTCGCCGCGGCCACGGCgtgcgcggcggaggactacGCGCGCCTCATGGCGACCAACCTCGAGTCATGCTTCCACCTCGCCCAGCTCGCGCAccctctcctcgccgccgccgctgcgtcgaacggcggtggcggcgccggtgccgccaaCGTGGTGAACATCTCCTCAGTCGCCGGGTTCATCGCCTACCCGACGCTGTCCGTCTACTCCGCGACCAAAGGCGCCATGAACCAGCTCACCCGGAGCCTCGCCGCCGAGTGGGCTCGCGACGGCATACGCGTCAACTGCGTCGCGCCGGGCGTCATCCGGAGCGACATCATCGGCAGCAGCGGCGTGACGCTGgacccggcgacggcgcgggcgatGGCGGAGAGGGAGATGGCGCGGGTCGCCATGGGCCGCATCGGCGAGCCCGAGGAGGTGGCGTCGCTCGTCGCCTTCCTCTGCATGCCGGCGGCATCCTACATCACCGGGCAGgtcatcgtcgtcgacggTGGCCGCACCATAACAGCCTAG
- the LOC102719925 gene encoding noroxomaritidine/norcraugsodine reductase-like — protein sequence MAAASRARRWSLAGKTALVTGGTKGIGRAVVEELAGFGVRVHTCSRDDAGLQECLRQWNSGGAAGEGVVLAAPVTASVCDVSVRGDREALVAAARDALGGRLDVLVNNVGQVLVGPAAETAPEDYARVMATNLESCFHLAQLAHPLLREAAEAGGGGGSSSVVNISSSAAFHAAPHLAVYSATKGGLNQLTRSLAAEWARDGIRVNAVAPGGTRSDICSSSGLTLDEETVRRLADAGGMDRVPMRRLGEPEEIAAAVAFLCMPAASYITGQVICVDGGRTIA from the exons ATGGCGGCCGCGAGCAGGGCACGGCGGTGGAGCCTGGCCGGCAAGACGGCACTCGTCACCGGCGGCACCAAAGGCATCGG CCGCGCCGTCGTGGAGGAGCTCGCCGGGTTCGGGGTGAGGGTGCACACGTGCTCCCGCGACGACGCCGGCCTGCAGGAGTGCCTGCGCCAGTGGAACTCcgggggcgccgccggcgagggggtGGTGCTCGCGGCGCCCGTCACGGCGTCGGTCTGCGACGTGTCCGTGCGCGGCGACAGGGAGGCGCTggtggccgcggcgcgcgacgCGCTCGGCGGTAGGCTCGACGTGCTCGTCAACAACGTCGGCCAGGTGCTCGTCGGCCCGGCCGCGGAGACCGCGCCCGAGGACTACGCCCGCGTCATGGCGACCAACCTCGAGTCCTGCTTCCACCTCGCCCAGCTCGCGCACCCTCTCCTCCGCGAGGCGGCTGAggcaggcggaggaggcggcagcagcagcgtggtgaacatctcctcctccgcggcgttccacgccgcgccgcactTGGCCGTGTACTCGGCGACCAAGGGCGGCTTGAACCAGCTCACCCGGAGCCTCGCCGCCGAGTGGGCACGCGACGGCATTCGCGTCAACGCCGTCGCGCCGGGAGGCACCCGGAGCGACatctgcagcagcagcggcctGACGCTGGACGAGGAGACGGTGCGCAGGCTGGCGGACGCCGGCGGCATGGACCGCGTCCCCATGCGGCGCCTCGGCGAGCCCGAggagatcgccgccgccgtcgccttcctCTGCATGCCGGCCGCCTCCTACATCACCGGACAGGTCATCtgcgtcgacggcggccgcaCCATCGCCTAG
- the LOC121053247 gene encoding uncharacterized protein LOC121053247, whose protein sequence is MAVGRRSEAATPYTREIHVKTTRFEMEATPRAHGEPCLAVRVRCSVRVSSEQRFIGGTSCRVELTAGVGDGGGEAEFAVDDPAVLRSEDACRGAIRRMLMTLPQLMWYYGDRADEAQWEDYACDVSMHVHASLVYSEAKALVESCEAATPAAARRRGSHVNDEGGGGTAQCAICMEELSSSAAAGADASDDDVTNLPCCSHAFHRGCILRWFDKAPTCPFCRRDMMQYLTATYRLYHMLQHYIPNKKF, encoded by the exons ATGGCGGTAGGGCGGCggagcgaggcggcgacgccgtaCACGAGAGAGATCCACGTGAAGACGACGCGCTTCGAGATGGAGGCCACGCCGCGGGCGCACGGCGAGCCGTGCCTCGCCGTGCGCGTCCGGTGCTCCGTCCGCGTGTCCAGCGAGCAGCGGTTCATCGGAGGGACGAGCTGCCGTGTCGAGCTCACGGCCGGCGTCGGGGACGGGGGCGGGGAGGCGGAgttcgccgtcgacgaccccGCCGTGCTCCGGAGCGAGGACGCGTGCCGCGGCGCCATCCGCCGGATGCTGATGACGCTGCCGCAGCTCATGTGGTACTACGGGGACCGCGCCGACGAGGCCCAGTGGGAGGA ctACGCCTGCGACGTCTCGATGCACGTGCACGCGAGCCTCGTGTACAGCGAGGCGAAGGCGCTGGTGGAGTCGTGCGAGGCCGCAACGCcggccgctgctcgccgccgtggcaGCCACGTTAAtgacgagggcggcggcggcacggcgcagTGCGCCATCTGCATGGAGGAGTtatcgtcgtcggcggcggcgggggctgatgccagcgacgacgacgtgacGAATCTACCATGCTGCTCGCACGCTTTCCACAGAGGCTGCATCCTCCGGTGGTTCGACAAGGCGCCGACGTGCCCATTCTGCCGGCGAGACATGATGCAGTATCTCACTGCCACCTACCGTCTCTATCACATGCTGCAGCATTACATCCCcaacaaaaaattttga